A genomic region of Rhizobium sp. NXC24 contains the following coding sequences:
- a CDS encoding WecB/TagA/CpsF family glycosyltransferase produces the protein MNLVANFAVLTSRRMIFDLPVCDLDWEDALNFINELASLPVGQTVISFVNAHNMLMMLRDGRYRDVLAKNLVLPDGVGLDIASRVAHGVSFPANLNGTDFVPALLTFMDRPKRIGLIGGRRDVVEKAAENFRKHAPWHEFIVIADGYFDKEKSDLVTAEVSRQKIDVLIVGMGTPLQEKWVADHIEPQHARLVLTVGALFDFVSGTVPRAPALVRATRFEWMYRLLQEPSRLWRRYILGVPLFLYQVVRHQFGRKERILRAAEPQPAPLLRLPSPDKLAG, from the coding sequence GTGAATCTAGTCGCAAATTTTGCCGTGCTCACGTCGCGTCGAATGATTTTCGACTTGCCGGTCTGCGACCTCGATTGGGAAGACGCGCTGAACTTCATCAACGAGCTGGCGTCCCTCCCGGTCGGCCAGACGGTCATCTCCTTCGTCAACGCCCATAATATGCTGATGATGCTGCGCGACGGCAGGTATCGCGATGTGCTGGCGAAAAACCTTGTCCTGCCCGATGGTGTCGGCCTGGATATCGCCTCGCGGGTTGCCCATGGCGTTTCCTTTCCGGCCAATTTGAACGGTACCGATTTCGTGCCGGCTCTGCTGACCTTTATGGATCGGCCGAAGCGTATCGGTCTGATTGGTGGCCGCCGCGATGTTGTTGAAAAGGCCGCGGAAAACTTCCGTAAACATGCGCCGTGGCACGAATTCATCGTTATTGCGGACGGTTATTTCGACAAGGAGAAAAGCGATCTGGTGACGGCGGAGGTCAGCCGTCAGAAGATCGACGTACTGATTGTCGGCATGGGGACGCCGCTTCAGGAAAAATGGGTCGCCGACCATATCGAACCGCAGCACGCAAGGCTGGTGCTGACGGTCGGCGCATTGTTCGATTTCGTCTCCGGCACGGTGCCGCGTGCGCCGGCGCTGGTGCGCGCCACGCGCTTTGAATGGATGTACCGCCTGCTTCAGGAGCCGAGCAGGCTGTGGCGGCGCTATATTCTCGGTGTGCCGCTCTTCCTCTACCAGGTCGTTCGGCACCAATTCGGCCGCAAGGAGCGCATTCTGCGCGCCGCCGAACCGCAGCCCGCGCCTTTGCTGCGGCTTCCTTCGCCCGATAAGCTCGCCGGCTGA
- the folD gene encoding bifunctional methylenetetrahydrofolate dehydrogenase/methenyltetrahydrofolate cyclohydrolase FolD: MTTVIDGKQVAASVIDAVKTATAALEKETGVKTGLAVVIVGDDPASHTYVGAKGRMAKECGFTSIQHTLPAETTQDELAKLVQSLNGDAAIHGILVQLPLPKHLNAEAIIQSIRPDKDVDGLHVVNAGKLATGDLATGLISCTPAGAMLLVRRIHGEDLSGLNAVVIGRSNLFGKPMAQLLLNANATVTTAHSRTKDLPAVARSADILVAAVGRPEMVKADWVKPGATVIDVGINRIAAPERGEGKSRLVGDVAFAEAAEVAAAITPVPGGVGPMTIAMLMANTVIAAHRAAGRPAPQF, translated from the coding sequence GTGACGACTGTGATCGATGGCAAGCAGGTGGCTGCTTCGGTAATTGATGCGGTGAAGACGGCGACCGCAGCATTGGAAAAAGAGACGGGTGTGAAGACCGGCCTTGCCGTCGTCATCGTCGGCGATGATCCGGCCAGCCACACCTATGTCGGCGCCAAGGGCCGCATGGCCAAGGAATGCGGCTTTACCTCCATCCAGCACACGCTGCCGGCCGAGACGACGCAGGACGAGCTGGCAAAGCTTGTCCAGTCCCTCAACGGGGATGCCGCCATTCACGGCATCCTGGTGCAACTGCCGCTGCCGAAGCATCTGAATGCCGAAGCGATCATCCAGTCGATCCGGCCGGACAAGGATGTCGATGGCCTGCATGTGGTCAATGCCGGCAAGCTGGCGACCGGCGATCTTGCCACCGGGCTGATCTCCTGCACGCCGGCCGGCGCCATGCTGCTGGTGCGCCGCATCCATGGCGAGGACCTGTCGGGTCTGAATGCCGTCGTCATCGGCCGCTCGAACCTGTTCGGCAAGCCGATGGCGCAACTGCTGCTCAATGCCAATGCGACGGTGACGACGGCCCATTCCCGCACCAAGGACCTGCCGGCGGTTGCCCGCAGTGCCGATATTCTGGTGGCGGCGGTCGGCCGGCCGGAAATGGTGAAGGCGGATTGGGTGAAGCCGGGTGCGACGGTGATCGATGTCGGCATCAACCGCATTGCTGCACCGGAACGCGGCGAGGGCAAGAGCCGGCTGGTCGGCGATGTCGCCTTTGCCGAGGCGGCGGAAGTGGCCGCCGCCATCACCCCGGTTCCGGGCGGCGTCGGGCCGATGACCATCGCCATGCTGATGGCCAATACGGTGATTGCCGCCCATCGTGCTGCCGGCAGGCCGGCGCCGCAGTTCTGA
- a CDS encoding substrate-binding domain-containing protein, giving the protein MNLKQLSQMLGLSQTTVSRALNGYPEVNRETRERVLKAVRETGYRPNKAAQRLATGKAGSIGLVMPTAPGHPSDLHFGEFLTGLGEEALRHDFHFVLTPADPNDEVGALKRLAASGNVDALFITYMRGHDPRLEMLKSLSIPFLVHGRSFGTEPDYPYLDIDNEAAFYDATKLLLQLGHKRFALLNGPIYLDFAIRRKKGVVAALAERGLMLDEAYVSHTAMTDEQGFYAMERILQLDVRPTAILCSSTVLALGAVRAINQAKLKLGEDISLIAHDDVLTLLKPENFTVPLTTTRSSLRAAGVRVAERLIGEIKQLETFPEQELWKTELIVRASTGVAPAD; this is encoded by the coding sequence GTGAATCTGAAGCAGCTATCGCAAATGTTAGGCCTGTCGCAGACCACGGTCAGCCGTGCTTTGAACGGATATCCGGAGGTCAATCGCGAAACCCGCGAGCGAGTGCTCAAAGCGGTGCGGGAGACGGGCTATCGTCCGAACAAGGCCGCGCAACGGCTGGCGACCGGCAAAGCCGGCTCGATTGGCCTGGTCATGCCGACGGCGCCCGGCCACCCGTCCGATCTGCATTTCGGCGAATTCCTGACCGGCCTCGGCGAAGAGGCATTGCGGCATGATTTCCATTTCGTCCTGACGCCGGCCGATCCGAACGACGAAGTCGGTGCGCTGAAGCGGCTTGCCGCCAGCGGCAATGTCGACGCCCTGTTCATCACCTATATGCGCGGCCATGATCCACGCCTCGAAATGCTGAAATCATTGTCCATACCCTTCCTGGTGCATGGACGGTCCTTTGGAACGGAGCCGGATTACCCCTATCTCGACATCGACAACGAGGCCGCCTTCTACGACGCCACAAAGCTGCTGCTGCAGCTCGGCCACAAGCGTTTTGCGCTGCTGAACGGCCCGATCTATCTCGATTTCGCCATCCGGCGGAAAAAGGGCGTGGTCGCAGCCCTTGCCGAACGCGGCCTGATGCTGGATGAGGCGTATGTCAGCCATACCGCAATGACCGATGAACAGGGCTTTTACGCCATGGAGCGCATCCTGCAGCTCGACGTGCGGCCAACCGCCATCCTCTGTTCCAGCACAGTACTGGCGCTCGGCGCGGTGCGCGCCATCAACCAGGCGAAACTGAAGCTCGGCGAGGATATTTCGCTGATCGCCCACGACGATGTGCTGACACTGTTGAAACCGGAGAATTTCACCGTGCCGCTGACGACCACGCGATCGTCGCTGCGCGCCGCGGGCGTGCGCGTCGCCGAGCGGCTGATCGGCGAGATCAAGCAGCTCGAGACATTTCCCGAGCAGGAGCTTTGGAAGACCGAGCTGATCGTGCGTGCCTCGACCGGCGTGGCGCCGGCCGATTGA
- a CDS encoding ABC transporter substrate-binding protein, with translation MKKLLLMTVAVAALAAGSALAADLKFQPGQDSKFNWKSYDDFKAAHADLKGETMTIFGPWRGEDEALFTSVLNYFTEATGVNAKYSSSENYEQQIVIDTQAGSPPNVAILPQPGLLANLASKGYLTPLGDDLANWVKTNYGAGDSWVGYGTYKGKDGKDAFYAFPYKADLKSLVWYVPENFEEAGYKVPTTMEDLIKLSDQIVKDGGTPWCIGLGSGGATGWPATDWVEDLMLRTVSPKDYDGWVDNSLKFNDPKVVNAIDEFGKFAKNAKYVNGGVAAVASTDFRDSPKGLFTVPPKCYLHKQASFIPSFFPEGTKLGQDADFFYFPPYASHPELGKPVLGAGTLATITKDSKAARAFIEFLQTPIAQEVWMAQSGFLTPYKGVNTAAYANDTLRKEGEILTTATTFRFDGSDLMPGKIGAGAFWTGMVDFVGGKSAQDSADAIQKAWDSIK, from the coding sequence ATGAAGAAATTGCTTTTGATGACCGTTGCCGTTGCCGCCTTGGCGGCTGGTAGCGCACTGGCTGCAGATTTGAAGTTCCAGCCCGGTCAGGATTCCAAGTTCAACTGGAAGAGCTATGACGACTTCAAGGCCGCTCATGCGGACTTGAAAGGCGAGACGATGACGATCTTCGGCCCATGGCGCGGCGAAGACGAGGCGCTGTTCACGAGCGTCCTGAATTATTTCACCGAAGCGACCGGCGTTAATGCCAAGTATTCGTCCTCGGAAAACTACGAGCAGCAGATTGTTATCGACACCCAGGCCGGTTCGCCTCCGAATGTTGCGATCCTGCCGCAGCCGGGCCTTCTCGCCAACCTTGCCAGCAAGGGCTATCTGACGCCGCTCGGCGATGATCTGGCAAACTGGGTGAAGACCAACTATGGCGCTGGCGATAGCTGGGTTGGCTACGGCACCTATAAGGGCAAGGACGGCAAGGACGCCTTCTACGCCTTCCCGTACAAGGCTGACCTGAAGTCGCTCGTCTGGTACGTGCCGGAAAATTTCGAAGAAGCCGGCTATAAGGTCCCCACCACCATGGAAGACCTGATCAAGCTTTCCGACCAGATCGTCAAGGACGGCGGCACCCCCTGGTGCATCGGCCTCGGTTCGGGCGGCGCCACCGGCTGGCCGGCGACCGACTGGGTCGAAGATCTGATGCTGCGCACCGTCTCGCCGAAGGACTATGACGGCTGGGTCGACAACAGCCTGAAATTCAACGACCCCAAGGTCGTCAACGCCATCGATGAATTCGGCAAGTTCGCCAAGAACGCCAAATATGTCAACGGCGGTGTCGCTGCGGTTGCCTCGACCGACTTCCGAGATAGCCCGAAGGGCCTCTTTACTGTTCCGCCCAAGTGCTACCTGCACAAGCAGGCATCCTTCATCCCATCCTTCTTCCCCGAGGGAACGAAGCTCGGCCAGGATGCCGACTTCTTCTACTTCCCGCCCTATGCATCGCATCCGGAGCTCGGCAAGCCGGTTCTCGGCGCCGGCACTCTGGCAACGATCACCAAGGACTCGAAGGCCGCTCGCGCCTTCATCGAGTTCCTGCAGACGCCGATCGCCCAAGAAGTCTGGATGGCACAGTCCGGCTTCCTGACCCCGTACAAGGGCGTCAACACGGCGGCCTATGCCAACGACACTCTGAGGAAGGAAGGCGAAATCCTGACGACCGCCACCACCTTCCGCTTCGACGGTTCCGACCTGATGCCGGGCAAGATCGGCGCAGGCGCATTCTGGACCGGCATGGTGGACTTCGTCGGTGGCAAGTCCGCTCAGGACTCCGCCGACGCAATCCAGAAGGCTTGGGACTCCATCAAGTAA
- a CDS encoding carbohydrate ABC transporter permease — MIGNLGRIGPARLFVHFAVVLIVLVWLLPTLGIFITALRDKDQIVVSGWWTAFAGSTRTTAVRLAGNDKATQDGPNYVITGNVSGDGNGGNGKIESFGLRVQDPAAFKAGAPADIGNGETLTVNADGSYRYQKNAAFDADTRGKRIYLTISAPPQFTLQNYHTVLTGEGIGQSFINSLTVTIPATIIPILIAAFAAYALAWMDFPGRALLIALVVGLIVVPLQMSLIPLLRIYNEIGQVFGVPSKTYPGIWMAHTAFGLPLAIYLLRNYIAGLPKEIIESARVDGASDFDIFVKIILPLSFPALASFAIFQFLWVWNDLLIAMVFLGTDKDHLVLTAALNALLGSRGGNWEILTASAFVTILIPLLVFFGLQRYLVRGLLAGSVKGG; from the coding sequence ATGATCGGAAACCTTGGCCGCATCGGCCCCGCTCGCCTCTTCGTTCATTTCGCGGTTGTGCTCATCGTTCTCGTCTGGCTGCTGCCGACGCTCGGTATCTTCATCACGGCCCTGCGTGACAAGGATCAGATCGTCGTCTCCGGCTGGTGGACGGCCTTCGCCGGCTCGACGCGGACGACGGCAGTGCGCCTCGCTGGCAACGATAAGGCGACGCAGGATGGCCCCAATTACGTGATCACCGGGAATGTCTCCGGCGACGGTAACGGCGGTAACGGCAAGATCGAATCCTTCGGCCTGCGTGTGCAGGACCCGGCCGCTTTCAAGGCCGGTGCGCCTGCGGATATCGGCAATGGCGAGACGCTGACCGTCAATGCCGATGGCAGCTACCGCTATCAGAAAAATGCTGCTTTCGACGCGGATACGCGCGGCAAACGCATTTATCTGACCATTTCCGCCCCACCGCAGTTCACCCTGCAGAATTATCACACCGTTCTGACGGGCGAAGGCATCGGCCAGTCCTTCATCAACTCGCTGACGGTCACCATTCCGGCGACGATCATCCCGATCCTGATCGCGGCTTTCGCTGCCTATGCGCTTGCCTGGATGGATTTCCCCGGCCGCGCGCTCCTGATCGCGCTTGTCGTCGGCCTCATCGTCGTGCCGCTGCAGATGTCGCTCATCCCGCTGTTGCGCATCTATAACGAAATCGGCCAGGTGTTCGGTGTGCCGTCGAAGACCTATCCCGGCATCTGGATGGCGCATACCGCCTTCGGCCTGCCGCTCGCGATCTACCTGCTGCGCAACTACATTGCCGGCCTGCCGAAGGAAATCATCGAATCCGCCCGCGTCGACGGCGCCAGCGACTTCGATATCTTCGTCAAGATCATCCTGCCGCTGTCCTTCCCGGCGCTCGCCTCCTTTGCGATTTTCCAGTTCCTCTGGGTCTGGAACGACCTTCTGATCGCCATGGTGTTCCTCGGCACCGACAAGGATCATCTGGTTCTGACGGCGGCCTTGAACGCCCTACTCGGCTCGCGCGGCGGCAATTGGGAAATCCTGACGGCCTCCGCCTTCGTCACCATCCTTATCCCGCTCCTCGTCTTCTTCGGTCTGCAGCGCTATCTCGTGCGCGGTCTGCTCGCCGGGTCGGTGAAGGGGGGCTGA
- a CDS encoding sugar ABC transporter permease yields the protein MISQILTAIGAMIFGVAVCAAYFLFSNKLLDLIFPAKEGGDVHRAAVNLRRRSLIRPWLFLGPALFLLAVYLMYPVVATLILSFYGPDGNQFVGGANYVWAFNDTEFRQSIFNNILWLAVVPAACTFFGLVIAVMTDRIWWGNIAKAVIFMPMAISFVGASVIWKFIYEYRGGNDTQIGLLNAVVQLFGGTPEVWITIPFWNNFFLMVMLIWIQTGFAMVILSAALRGIPEETIEAAVIDGANGWQIFWKIMVPQVWGTIATVWTTITILVLKVFDIVLTMTNGQWNTMVLANLMFNWLFRGGGDSGRSAVIALVIMVAVTPIMIWNIRRANAEMKGR from the coding sequence ATGATTTCGCAGATACTGACGGCGATTGGAGCCATGATATTCGGCGTTGCCGTTTGCGCCGCCTATTTTCTGTTTTCCAACAAACTGCTGGACCTGATTTTCCCGGCGAAAGAAGGTGGCGATGTTCATCGCGCCGCCGTCAATCTGCGTCGCCGCAGCCTGATCCGCCCCTGGCTTTTCCTCGGACCGGCGCTTTTCCTCCTCGCCGTCTACCTGATGTATCCGGTGGTGGCGACGCTCATCCTGTCCTTCTACGGGCCTGACGGCAATCAATTCGTCGGCGGCGCCAACTATGTCTGGGCGTTCAACGACACCGAATTCCGCCAGTCGATCTTCAACAACATCCTTTGGCTTGCCGTCGTGCCGGCTGCCTGCACCTTCTTCGGTCTCGTCATTGCAGTCATGACCGATCGCATCTGGTGGGGTAACATCGCCAAGGCGGTCATCTTCATGCCGATGGCAATCTCCTTTGTCGGCGCGTCGGTCATCTGGAAGTTCATCTACGAATATCGCGGCGGCAACGACACGCAGATCGGTCTGCTGAATGCGGTCGTGCAGCTCTTCGGCGGTACGCCGGAAGTCTGGATCACCATCCCCTTCTGGAACAACTTCTTCCTGATGGTCATGCTCATCTGGATCCAGACCGGCTTTGCCATGGTCATCCTATCGGCCGCCCTCCGCGGTATTCCGGAGGAGACCATCGAAGCGGCCGTTATCGACGGCGCCAATGGCTGGCAAATCTTCTGGAAAATCATGGTGCCGCAGGTCTGGGGTACGATCGCCACGGTCTGGACGACCATCACCATCCTCGTCCTCAAGGTGTTCGATATCGTGCTCACCATGACCAACGGTCAGTGGAACACGATGGTCCTTGCAAATCTGATGTTCAACTGGCTGTTCCGCGGCGGCGGCGATTCCGGCCGAAGCGCGGTCATCGCGCTCGTCATCATGGTCGCCGTCACACCGATCATGATCTGGAACATCCGTCGTGCAAACGCAGAAATGAAGGGTCGCTAA
- a CDS encoding succinoglycan biosynthesis protein exop, translating into MFESKARTRYLPDDAEAFGAYRGVGRHAHFDRGADGYLIAANAQPAGHRTPGDAELLALIQKMLDGDPYPVSGRKKPDVDEAAEAQPLPDRIRGILRDHPVARETIMYGQPEPIADQSLASPSVEVVEIELSPPVEPHAVSAVTPTPPRRWVFGFGSIAFVIVAALAGAFLPTMLAAPPRYVSHTVLQIKGQGAARQALLDVTAKRAAAPSLLSDLVARLKLDRDPEFTGDRAGAFGVAMELLSGSGNASDAPSRAQAALRRDIVATTDAPSGTLHLAVTTSDPAKSAEIANRLADATIYDAAVAQGAGLPGKSSSLADRSRKDLDQAKAALADFKTQYGNDKIEAALDLQRQRRQLDEEMKASEAAVQSAKARVFAAKSATPASVTSGALSGNLSSAGLDDLRSRYSAAKVVLSQLSTQLGPRHPRLLAQQATVDGLAADIRNQLQRLIASSDTVLKAALENRTALSARMTALSQKSIDVDMARLGQLQDDVAAAQSRYDADLQNADTAPPEVEVPIAVIAPAVAAKAPLDDNLAGSQAAGFVMGLGAALCLVFLRKWMGGGSLSEDQTAGRFVSPEPVFSRVAEPAPLPPRPMPELPQLRFDATIPVANDRPVVTEELTQIQRELALLRMKVQTYASRRQTGRG; encoded by the coding sequence ATGTTCGAAAGCAAGGCCAGGACGAGATACCTTCCTGACGACGCGGAAGCCTTCGGAGCTTACCGCGGCGTAGGTCGGCATGCCCATTTCGATCGCGGGGCAGACGGCTATCTGATAGCCGCCAACGCCCAGCCTGCCGGCCACCGAACCCCGGGCGATGCGGAGTTGCTGGCCCTCATTCAAAAGATGCTGGACGGCGATCCCTATCCGGTCTCCGGGCGAAAAAAGCCTGATGTGGACGAGGCTGCAGAGGCTCAACCGTTGCCCGACCGCATCCGCGGCATCCTGCGAGACCATCCAGTCGCCCGCGAAACGATCATGTATGGGCAGCCGGAACCGATCGCAGATCAATCATTGGCTTCGCCCAGTGTCGAAGTCGTCGAAATCGAGCTTTCGCCTCCGGTTGAACCGCACGCCGTTTCAGCGGTGACGCCTACGCCGCCGCGGCGCTGGGTGTTCGGGTTCGGCTCCATTGCCTTCGTTATTGTCGCCGCACTGGCGGGCGCCTTTCTCCCGACAATGCTGGCAGCTCCGCCGCGCTATGTCTCCCACACCGTATTGCAGATAAAAGGGCAGGGGGCTGCGCGACAGGCGCTTCTGGATGTCACCGCCAAACGCGCCGCCGCGCCCTCCTTGCTTTCCGATCTGGTCGCCCGGCTGAAGCTCGACCGCGATCCGGAATTCACCGGTGATCGGGCCGGCGCTTTCGGCGTTGCCATGGAATTGCTCTCCGGCAGCGGCAATGCGTCCGACGCGCCGTCGCGTGCGCAGGCAGCCCTTCGCAGGGATATTGTCGCCACTACCGATGCGCCGAGCGGCACCCTGCATCTTGCCGTTACCACAAGCGATCCGGCAAAGTCGGCCGAGATCGCCAATCGTCTGGCCGATGCGACGATCTATGACGCCGCCGTTGCGCAAGGCGCTGGCCTTCCTGGCAAAAGCAGCTCGCTTGCCGACCGGAGTCGCAAGGATCTCGATCAAGCGAAGGCCGCGCTGGCCGATTTCAAGACGCAGTATGGCAACGACAAGATCGAAGCTGCACTCGATCTTCAGCGGCAGCGCCGTCAGTTGGATGAGGAGATGAAGGCCTCCGAGGCTGCCGTGCAGAGTGCAAAGGCCCGCGTCTTTGCCGCCAAATCCGCCACGCCTGCCAGCGTCACGAGTGGCGCGCTGTCGGGCAATCTATCATCTGCCGGACTTGATGATCTGCGTAGCCGCTATAGCGCCGCCAAGGTCGTCCTGTCCCAGCTCTCCACGCAGCTCGGCCCGCGCCATCCCCGTCTGCTGGCGCAACAGGCGACGGTCGATGGGCTGGCCGCCGATATCCGCAATCAACTGCAGCGACTGATCGCCAGCAGCGATACGGTCCTGAAGGCTGCCCTTGAGAACCGGACGGCGCTTTCCGCGCGGATGACCGCTCTCAGCCAGAAAAGCATCGATGTCGATATGGCCCGCCTTGGTCAGCTTCAGGATGATGTCGCGGCCGCCCAGAGCCGCTATGACGCCGATCTGCAGAACGCCGATACGGCTCCGCCCGAAGTCGAGGTTCCGATCGCCGTCATCGCCCCTGCCGTCGCCGCCAAGGCTCCCCTCGACGACAATCTTGCGGGTAGCCAGGCGGCGGGTTTCGTCATGGGCCTTGGTGCAGCACTTTGCCTGGTCTTCCTGCGGAAATGGATGGGCGGCGGATCGCTTTCGGAGGATCAGACAGCCGGGCGCTTCGTTTCGCCCGAGCCGGTTTTCAGCCGTGTCGCCGAGCCGGCCCCGCTGCCGCCGCGACCAATGCCCGAATTGCCGCAACTGCGCTTCGACGCTACGATTCCCGTTGCCAATGATCGTCCAGTGGTTACCGAGGAGCTGACGCAAATCCAGCGCGAGTTAGCATTGTTGCGTATGAAAGTGCAGACCTATGCTTCACGCCGGCAGACAGGGCGCGGCTGA
- a CDS encoding alpha-glucosidase: MSIAPQSISAVDKDWWRGAVIYQIYPRSYQDSNGDGIGDLKGIAVRLPHIAALGVDAIWISPFFTSPMRDFGYDVSNYEDVDPIFGTLADFDVMVTEAHRLGIKVMIDLVLSHSSDRHPWFVESRSSKDNPKADWYVWADAKPDGTPPNNWLSIFGGSAWAWDPTRMQYYMHNFLISQPDLNLHNPEVQDRLLDVVRFWLDRGVDGFRLDTINFYFHDRELRDNPALEPSRRNASTAPAVNPYNFQEHLYDKNRPENLKFLQRFRAVLDEYPAIAAVGEVGDSQRGLEIVGEYTSGDDKMHMCYAFEFLAPDPLSPERVEDVMKDFAAAAPDGWACWAFSNHDVVRHVSRWGSLVADRDALAKQYAALILTLRGSVCLYQGEELGLTEADLAYQDLQDPYGIQFWPEFKGRDGCRTPMVWDSQVAQGGFSTVKPWLPVPVEHILRAVSVQHGDESSVLEQYRRFLAFRKQHPAFAKGEIAFAEPQGDVLLYTRHYGDETILCVFNMSATEATATLPEGSWQALAGHGFASNNYGNKIDIPAWGAYFARLA; the protein is encoded by the coding sequence ATGAGCATTGCCCCTCAATCGATTTCGGCTGTTGACAAGGACTGGTGGCGTGGCGCCGTGATCTATCAGATCTACCCGCGCTCCTATCAGGACTCGAACGGCGACGGCATCGGCGATCTCAAGGGGATCGCCGTCCGCCTGCCGCATATTGCAGCCCTCGGTGTCGACGCGATCTGGATTTCGCCGTTCTTCACCTCGCCCATGCGTGATTTCGGCTACGACGTCTCCAACTATGAAGATGTCGATCCGATCTTCGGTACGCTTGCCGACTTCGATGTGATGGTGACCGAAGCGCATCGTCTCGGCATCAAGGTGATGATCGATCTGGTGCTGTCACACAGTTCCGACCGCCATCCCTGGTTTGTCGAAAGCCGCTCGAGCAAGGATAATCCCAAGGCGGACTGGTATGTCTGGGCGGATGCCAAGCCGGACGGCACGCCGCCCAACAACTGGCTCTCGATCTTCGGCGGTTCTGCCTGGGCCTGGGATCCGACCCGCATGCAATATTACATGCACAACTTCCTGATCTCGCAACCCGACCTGAACCTGCACAATCCCGAGGTTCAGGACCGGCTGCTGGACGTCGTGCGCTTCTGGCTCGACCGTGGCGTCGATGGCTTCCGCCTCGATACCATCAACTTCTATTTCCACGACCGGGAACTGCGCGACAATCCCGCGCTGGAGCCGTCCCGCCGCAATGCTTCGACCGCGCCGGCGGTCAATCCCTATAATTTCCAGGAGCATCTCTACGACAAGAACCGTCCGGAGAATCTGAAGTTCCTGCAGCGTTTCCGCGCCGTGCTGGATGAATATCCGGCGATTGCCGCCGTCGGCGAAGTCGGCGATAGTCAGCGCGGGCTCGAGATCGTCGGCGAATATACGTCCGGCGACGACAAGATGCATATGTGCTACGCCTTCGAATTCCTGGCGCCGGACCCGCTGTCGCCGGAACGCGTCGAAGACGTCATGAAGGATTTTGCCGCCGCCGCGCCGGACGGCTGGGCCTGCTGGGCGTTTTCAAACCATGACGTGGTGCGCCATGTCAGCCGCTGGGGCAGCCTGGTTGCCGATCGTGATGCGCTTGCCAAGCAATATGCGGCCTTGATCCTGACCTTGCGCGGCTCGGTCTGCCTCTACCAGGGCGAGGAGCTCGGCCTGACGGAAGCCGATCTCGCCTATCAGGATCTGCAGGACCCCTACGGCATCCAATTCTGGCCGGAATTCAAGGGCCGCGACGGCTGCCGCACGCCGATGGTCTGGGACAGCCAGGTCGCACAAGGCGGTTTCTCGACGGTGAAACCCTGGCTTCCGGTGCCGGTAGAGCATATCCTGCGCGCTGTCAGCGTGCAGCATGGAGATGAGAGTTCGGTGCTGGAGCAATATCGCCGCTTCCTCGCCTTCCGCAAGCAGCACCCGGCTTTCGCCAAGGGCGAGATTGCGTTTGCTGAACCGCAGGGGGACGTGCTGCTTTATACGCGTCACTACGGCGACGAGACTATTCTCTGTGTGTTCAACATGAGCGCGACAGAAGCGACTGCAACCCTGCCTGAGGGGAGTTGGCAGGCTCTTGCCGGTCACGGTTTTGCAAGCAACAACTACGGCAACAAGATCGATATTCCGGCCTGGGGCGCTTACTTCGCGCGTCTCGCCTGA